A window of Hypomesus transpacificus isolate Combined female chromosome 7, fHypTra1, whole genome shotgun sequence genomic DNA:
TACTTCTACAGCTATTTGTGTCGGTTTTTAAGATCAAATACCACAGATGGATATTaattattttctttgttgtatTGAAACGcacacgcttttatccagactTTATACATTTAGATAAGAATCTTACCATTTTTGGTGTAACTGTAGTTGTTATTGTATCTTGTGTTCATTTGTTGCTGCCACACAGGACTGTTGCAGTCAGCCTGAAGgggaaaacaacacaacaacattaataGTCATAATGACAAACGCATACATCCGTCCAATTCAAAGGTCTCCCTTTTCAATCTTTTTGAAGCCCTGTCGATTCTTCCATTGtgatctctcttctcccccccccccccccccccaaaaaaaaaaaaatacaaaacagcacAAACATCAAAGCATGATGAAATTCTCAATCATTTTGACAGACTGACTAAATCATTGTTGTTCCCCTGCTGGAGCCTCAGAGGTCTATATTCCCTGTCCACCTTACAAGTCCAAAGTTCCAGGCTACTCCCATGCTCTTGCTTGCCTTAGGCGTGGAGAATCAATTTTAGCAGTGGAAGCAACACCAGTTTGTGCAAGATGACACTTTCTCCCAGTAAATCTGCAGAAAATCCTGGCACTGCTGGAGAACATGCAGTCAGGATGGAATGCAGAAAAGCACCAGCCCTGCCTGCCAGACAACACTGAGGTGGATTTAGTAGGGCTTTTAGGTCATTAAACGTCCACTGGTGGGAAAGTAATTACTGTTTAAGCACATACAGTACAGCCATCCTCTAAAGTCTCTATTGAGTAGTTGGATACctttaaaacattgttttggGTGAACTGACTTCTGACAGATGCATTAGACCACTCAGCAAAATATACATCATACATCACATTGAATGTTATGtcgttttgtattttatatagtTGGTATTGAGTGTTATATCGTTTATATAGCAGACATTAAAATAGATGATTGAACCAAAGAAGCATGAACAAATGTAATGCATGAAAGAACAAGTTAATTCAGTTCCCCAAATGGCACGATCAGGGCAGGTCTATTAGATTAACTTTTAGATTAGAAGATAGTTCCATTTCGATCAAAGTCAATCAGTGACTTTTTTTTGGGCCAGATGCACTTTCAGTTTTTTCCTGTATGCACAAGTGTTAATAGCATCTTGCTTTGCACCAACGCTCTCCAACGCAGAACTTTCCAACACGCAACAAACAATACAAGTACTAAAAAACCACCCTGCATCATTTAAAACCTGTGTATTTCAATTTGGGGGAATATTTCATCAGATGTGGAGCTAGCACTATGCGCTACAGCCCCGCGTGCAGCGACATGGAAGACAGTGAGCATAGCATAGCATGAGTATAGCAGTTTGCTGGTCTCACCATGCCATCAGAGCAGCTGGACAAGGGGCTCCCGGGCTCCGAGCTGCTCTCTCCAGGGAGGGAGTAGTAGCTCTCCACCTGCTCCCTCAGCAGATCCTGCAGGCTCTCTATGTACTGGATGGCGTTCCTCAGGATCTCCACCTTGGGCAGCCGCTGGCTGGGATTGGCCGAGGTGCAGCGGCGCAGCGCCTCGAAGGCATGGTTCACCTTCTTCAGCCTCCGGCGCTCCCGCATAGTGGCCGCTCGCCGGCGGTCCACGGTGCTCGATTTACGCTTGCAGGCTTTGCAGGCCCACTGGAGGCAGTGTCCAGGCTGGTGTGGGGCCCCCGGGGCCCTGACATGCTCGTCCTCCTCAGACCCCGTCAGCTCCCCGGGGCCGAACTCCAGGGCTTCTGGAGAGGAGGTGCAGGCGCTGTCGTAGAagacctgggagggagagaagacctCCATGGCTGAACTGGTTGGCAGTGTGGACGGAAGGATTGGCTGAACGAAGGACGGaggggaagaaaggaaggaaggagggaaggacgtCCGTGCTTTGGGGAGAGcagtgaggtgagagagaggagacctcTGAGTGATATGAGGGGGCTGCTGCCATGGGGCCTCTCTTATATGCCCCCAGGCAGAGCCCAGGGCCCACATTTGCCAGATCTAATTACCATGGCCCATTGGCCcaggccaggcaggcaggccggcAGGCAGGCTGGGGTTAGTTCagctccccaccccaccccgagACCCCACCCCCTCTCAGTACCCTGCAGAGTTTCCCACATCTGCACTCCCTGGTGTTTTCCCACTCATCATCACAACACTGGCCTACCCAATGGAGCTCTATCTGCAAGGCCATTATGAGTAAAACGCAGAGGAATGTTTCAACGGATCCCGTAGGTTAACAtaaaaggttgaatggtgtaaATCTAGTGCTCGGTTAAGCTCAATTAAAGGCCTGTAATGGTTCAACCAAAATAATACTATTCTACTGATATGATATTGCTATGACTGGTCGTTTTGTTTTCTAAAATTGAACAGCAAAAAGGAGGGCCATGTTAAATCCTCTGCAAGCCAATTTTACGCCTTAGACAAATACCAGCGTTGCAGATGCAGGCCAGCTGCAAAAGAGAGGTGTAACATTTCAAACCCAGTGAATTCACATTATAGCGGCAAAGTCCCCTAAACACGCCAAGCTCATTATGGAAGGTGTCATGCACAAGGTGCACGTGTTTGTTCAAGCTCATTAAATCAGTAATCAAGCAATTAACATTCGTGCGTCGTTTGGTGAACCCAATGTAAAAGCAGCTGTCACATAGCCAACTATTCAAAACATAGTATTTTAAGAATATCAAATTGGCTGTTTGAGTAGTTTATAACGAAGTTTAGGTCATCAAGAATCAACAAAATGTATTGATTATTCTGGAAATGTTGTTACGTTAAGGCTTAAAAAGTTAAATGCATGCCACTGTGAGCAAATTCGCACATAATTATCAATGAAAATCAAAAGAAAAACTGATAAAGCAATGGTGCTCCCTTAGTTGGTCGTCTAGGTCGAGATAATTActttatgtgtgttgtgtgtgttgacagcttACAAGGATACAATGCGGATATTTCACACAATGTGTCAAAACGTTTGGCGTCTTCGTTCTCTGGGAACTGCGCGCACCTAACAAAACACCAGAGTACCTGCCACTGAATTGCCGTCGGAGTTTGTATTGCGCACAGCTGAAGAAGACATTGGCAGTAGTCTATCCCGTGAAGCCGTCGACCAGATCAAAGGATGTTGTCTGTGAACAACAAGAAAACCTGGCAATAGTCAATAGCTAATTGAACCATGAATGAGATTGTGCAAGCACATGGTGTTATGGCGATACATCAGGCCTGTGCATGGCTCTCTTGTTGTGCACACACTCTGGTGCTGTGATCTTTGCTGCTCGTGTTGTCTCTTGGGAACTCTTGAGTTAGCTTTTTATCGCTTCTATTCTCAGGGGTCAGAGCCAGAGTTAAGTGTGGGGCAGTAGGTGGCCTTTTATGTCCACTCTCCTCACGTCTCAAAACCTTAATTCTTCTAAACTGCTCGTGCTTTGATTTCTTGAGATTTTTCGGACATATCTGAGTGGCAATATTGGGCTATAAATTATTTCAATTTCCAGAGAGTAGTGTCATTCACGTGTTGTTGTCACCTTCATGGTGTGTTACTAATTCTAGTAACTAATTACTAATACTAATGTGTTTCATTTGGTATAATTAAGATATGTCTTCATAACTATATTTTCCTTTAAAATATCCTCTTTCTTCACTTTGACATTTTATACACATCCTTTAAAGAAAAAGACACCTCTATGGCTTTATCAGAAGCGTGACATCCCTAATAAAATTGCAGTGTGGAAGTTCATCTTAAAACTGAGTGATGAGGTTAACTGTGTTTAATTTCTGtctcaaaagaaagaaaaacaaaaaaaacctgGGTACTCCTAGAATTCTTATAATTATTCCATAACTGATAAGATAATCTGTCTCTTTTAAACATCTTACCACAACAACCTCTAATGAAAGTTATTtcctttcaatttaaaaaaggtAACTTATGTTTTTCCAAGACTTAAGGTTTATTGTCAGCTAAATAGGGTAGATTGtagtaaaaaaaacatattggTGATAAAATCTTAAAACAAACAGCAGTTAGGCAAGGTCATTATAAGGGATCTTGAGGACTGAATAAAATGGGAAATGGTCCATTTTCTTGGACATTGAAATAGGCCTACCATATCTCAGTGGTTTTCTGCAGGGCTGTAGATGACAATATGgttttgaaaaataaaaatatgtagTTAAATTATATACACCTCTTAAAATTTCTGTGAAATggatcaatgtgtgtgtgtttggacatgcacaaacacacacttatgcatgtgtgtctacatgtgtatgcgtgtttgtgtgtgtttgttaaaaCTTGTATGTTTGTGAGCACACAGGGTTGAGGGATGAGGCAGATAGCCAGGGGTCAGCTGAGGCATGATCTCAGCCACAGAGATCTGAGGAGGAGCGACAGGCCTCACTCTTGATGCGGGGTTAGGTTAGCACAGCAATGCACCCTGGGACCATAAACAAGTAGGCCTTCTCAAGTCACGCAGGgctggcagagagggagagagggggaaaagagggagagagaaggagaaagagagagagagacagagaaagtgagggagaccAATAGAGAGTGGGAATAAACAATATGTTGCCAAGCAGGGGTACTAATCCACATGTCAAACATATGTAACAGACCCCAAAGTAATGAACCATGAATTCAGACTTACTAACACTCTGTCTCATTATCATTAAGATAAGTGTTGCACCCATGCATTCTGACCAATGGAATACTGTGGTACCCCATGTGACAGCTGAAAGAACAGTTCTAACTAGAGTTAGGGTGGTTGGAGAGTAACTCTTTCCCAGCTGGAACAAAGAGAGCTGTCTTAGATATCAGGGCAATCAGAATTTTGTGATTCTCCAATACTGGTGAGGAATATACAATATTTCTACAGTGACTCAAGTCAATGGAGAGAACATGTGAAAGGCGATACTGCATGGAAGTAAGTCAATTGTTGATGAAgttcaaaatgtaaaaaacaattaaataaatgtgCCACAGTTTTTAATCCACTACAAAAATAAAGATTTCGAAAGATGTTGTAATGCTTGGCAATTTAATTTATTGGTCAGttcatataaataaatacaacaatGAATGTGTTGAGGTTTTGGTTTTGTATTTcgaatacaaaataaattaagattataaaatatatacatttacgTGGAAGTAGTAGAGCACTTCTATTATTTCCACTCATAGATATAAAATATTGGCAATTCATGCCTGCCTCAACTTAAAATAATCACCATAAAATGCCCCTTAATTTGTACAAACGTTTGCATTAAAATGGAAACTAAAGTCAATGCATATTCCCTTTGCAAAGGTCGGAAATAATTTACAACCGCTCAAAGGAATTGCGAAATGTTGACGTCGCTCGTGCAGCAAAGTTCCAAGGATTTATGCTTTATTTTTCTGTGACTTCTTCGCTGCAATTAATTTTCTCCTCACTTGAGATGCTTTCGACAATTGATGAGAGGCGAAGTAGACTGGTTGATCCCGAGGACTCTGTGGTGACTGAACAAAAGCATCGTGTGAATACGTTGTGTCTGATAACACGTACATAACAATCTTACATTTTTACCGTTCCGGTTTGCCACTGACCTTCTCTCTGATTCGTCATAGGCGCATTGGAATGATCAGCGGAGGGTTGCCAGTTTTGACAGGACCTTTTCCAATTGTAATCACTGTTGGCCACCTGTACACACGATGTTATGCATGTTTCAATAAACAACTAGGACAGGTGAACTCCAAAAAGAttgtgtatattttatattttgaaGTAACGTATTATAATGTAGCATTATGTATATTCCTAGTATGTCTACATAGGCGTAGTTATGTAAATGTACCCTTTTATGCGTGTAGCTAAATATATGGAAAGGAAACAGGAACACAATCGAGAGCAACATCATGTTCATATAAACCTTACATTGTGTTCTTTGTTGTTAAACTCATATGAATCATGTTGCTGTATTTTGTCTTGCTCATCCAGGGTATGCAACAGGTCCTGCAATTTTTCGATGTAGTTTATAGCGCTGCGTAAAATCTCGACTTTGGGCAGCCGCTGGTTCGGATTGGGCACGGTCTTTTTCTTTAACGCATCGAACGCTTCATTGATCTTCTTGAGACGCCTTCTTTCCCTGAGAGTCGCAGCTTTGCGCCTGTCGGTCGGTGCAGACTTTCTTTTACATATTTTACAAGCCCAGATAAGACACTGTCCCTCGCAATGCGGGTGGAGACCCGGGGGCGCGAGGACATGCTCCTCGCCACTGCTGTCACATCCAGTCTCGGATTGAACATTATCCTGTCCAGGTGATAAGGGGCTGTCATTCCCGTGATACAGAGGAGACACACCGGCCATGTCCATATGTTGTAAAGGTCCATGATCTCCCTCGAGATAGCGCAAATCATTGAAAAAATAAGTGTTGTTCTCAAAAAGGTCCATCATGATGTACCTCGTGCGGCCTATGTTTTGACAGTGTGACTCTGGCATTTAAATAGCCCAGCGACACAAGCCACCATGTGTAGGTATATATAGAATGTGAAACTCTATCCAACGCTTAGCTGTCGCAGTTCAtcaaacttcttttttttcaatgaGTCTTTACTACTAACGGAGTTTGTGTAGAAAATAAATAGGCGTTAACACCTCCCGCTGAAAGTTAAAACGTAATTTCAGTCTAATGACAGGTGCATTTAATATCTGTTTCACAGTGAAATGGTAACATACTGTACTATTGCCCATCTCAACTTCTGAAGTGCATCCTGTCAGTGTAATTGTAATGAACCCTATTACATAATGGCTGGGTTTTTCCCCAAATAAAAAGCTGACCCAAAACGAAGATTTCTCAGAAAGTGGGTTAAAGTGAATTTAAGCCTAAGGTTAAGAATTCAGAATCCTTACGCCTGCAACTGCAAACTTTCATTAGGTGTAAAAT
This region includes:
- the myf5 gene encoding myogenic factor 5; translation: MEVFSPSQVFYDSACTSSPEALEFGPGELTGSEEDEHVRAPGAPHQPGHCLQWACKACKRKSSTVDRRRAATMRERRRLKKVNHAFEALRRCTSANPSQRLPKVEILRNAIQYIESLQDLLREQVESYYSLPGESSSEPGSPLSSCSDGMADCNSPVWQQQMNTRYNNNYSYTKNECSGGRGVGASSLECLSSIVDRLSSVDTSIPVALRDMVNYSPSSTDSQPSTPESPNSRRVYHVL
- the myf6 gene encoding myogenic factor 6 → MPESHCQNIGRTRYIMMDLFENNTYFFNDLRYLEGDHGPLQHMDMAGVSPLYHGNDSPLSPGQDNVQSETGCDSSGEEHVLAPPGLHPHCEGQCLIWACKICKRKSAPTDRRKAATLRERRRLKKINEAFDALKKKTVPNPNQRLPKVEILRSAINYIEKLQDLLHTLDEQDKIQQHDSYEFNNKEHNVANSDYNWKRSCQNWQPSADHSNAPMTNQREVTTESSGSTSLLRLSSIVESISSEEKINCSEEVTEK